In Canis lupus familiaris isolate Mischka breed German Shepherd chromosome 5, alternate assembly UU_Cfam_GSD_1.0, whole genome shotgun sequence, a genomic segment contains:
- the DDI1 gene encoding protein DDI1 homolog 1, which produces MLITVYCVRRDLSEATFSLQVNPDFELHNFRLLCELESGIPVDEIQIIFMERLLTDDRCSLGSYGLRDGDVVVLLQRESAGPRPHGRTSSLLQVDFTSLAVPGTSSSRQQQQQQQRAPSAQQSHGLDSGEKMTPTQGLDSPALIRSMLLSNPHDLSLLKERNPPLAEALLSGNLDTFSHVLMEQQRERALREQERLRLYTADPFDLEAQAKIEEEIRQQNIEENMNIAMEEAPESFGQVAMLYINCKVNGHPLKAFVDSGAQMTIMSQACAERCNIIRLVDRRWAGIAKGVGTQRIIGRVHLAQIQIEGDFLQCSFSILEEQPMDMLLGLDMLRRHQCSIDLKKNVLVIGTTGTQTPFLPEGELPLCAKLVSSAGQQESPDKEGADTIKHSVMDLGWRKH; this is translated from the coding sequence ATGCTGATCACCGTGTACTGTGTGCGGAGGGACCTGTCCGAGGCGACCTTCTCCCTCCAGGTCAACCCTGACTTCGAACTGCACAACTTCCGCCTCCTTTGTGAGCTCGAGTCTGGCATCCCTGTGGACGAGATCCAGATCATCTTCATGGAGCGGCTCCTCACCGACGACCGCTGCTCCCTGGGCTCCTACGGCCTCAGAGACGGTGACGTGGTGGTGCTGCTGCAGAGGGAGAGCGCGGGGCCGCGGCCGCACGGACGAACATCCAGCCTGCTGCAGGTAGATTTCACCAGTTTAGCCGTGCCGGGCACGTCCAGCTCccgccagcagcagcagcagcagcagcgggcCCCGTCAGCGCAGCAGTCCCACGGCCTGGACTCCGGAGAGAAGATGACACCCACACAGGGCCTGGACAGCCCCGCGTTGATCCGGAGCATGCTACTGTCCAACCCCCACGACCTGTCACTGCTCAAGGAGCGCAACCCGCCCCTGGCCGaagccctgctcagcgggaaccTTGACACATTTTCTCATGTCCTCatggagcagcagagagaaagggcCCTGAGAGAGCAGGAGCGGCTGCGCCTCTACACTGCCGACCCATTCGACTTGGAAGCTCAGGccaaaatagaagaagaaatccGGCAGCAGAACATCGAGGAAAATATGAACATAGCGATGGAGGAGGCTCCAGAGAGTTTCGGACAAGTGGCCATGCTCTATATCAACTGCAAAGTGAATGGACATCCTCTGAAGGCCTTCGTGGACTCTGGAGCCCAGATGACTATCATGAGCCAAGCCTGTGCCGAGAGATGTAATATAATACGGCTGGTGGACCGCCGGTGGGCTGGCATTGCCAAAGGGGTGGGCACGCAGAGGATTATTGGCCGAGTCCATCTAGCTCAGATTCAGATTGAAGGTGATTTCCTACAGTGCTCTTTCTCCATCCTGGAGGAGCAGCCCATGGACATGCTTCTGGGGCTGGATATGCTCAGGAGACACCAGTGTTCCATCGACTTGAAGAAGAATGTGCTGGTGATCGGCACCACTGGTACACAGACTCCCTTTCTTCCCGAGGGAGAGTTACCCCTGTGTGCCAAGCTGGTAAGTAGTGCTGGGCAACAAGAATCTCCAGACAAAGAAGGAGCAGATACTATTAAGCATTCAGTCATGGATTTAGGATGGAGAAAACATTGA